The following is a genomic window from Serratia ficaria.
AGCGGCGGTGCAGCCACATGTACTGATCCGGCGCCATCAGGATCTCTTTCTCCACCACCTTGTTCATAAAGGCGGCGGCCTCGAGTTCATTATCCAACGGGAAGTTTTCTACCGCCGGCTGCATAATCAGCTCATAACCCTTGCCTTCCGGCAGGCGGCGCGGGGTGAAAGGAATGATCGCCGGCTTGCCCATCCGCACCAGCACGTAGCTGCCGGTGGTGGTGGCCGCCTTTTCTACCGCGAACAGCGGGGCGAACACGCTGCTGCGCGGACCGTAATCATGGTCAGGCGCATACCAGATAATGTCGCCCTGTTTCAGGGCGCGGATCATGCCTTTCACGTCCTTGCGGTCCAGCATCGATTTATTGGAGCGCATGCGGCCCCAGGTTTGCAGCCAGTCCATCAGTTTGTTGTCGTGCGGCCGGTAAACGCCGATGCCCGGGTTATGGATGCCGAAGATGCGCGCGCCCAGTTCCAGCGTCAGAAAGTGCAGGCCAATCAGCAGCACGCCCTGGCGGTTGTCCCGCGCTTTTTGAATATGCTCCAGCCCGCTGACCTGGAACCAGCGCTCGATACGCCAGTTTGGCCAGAACCAGGCCATGCCGGTTTCGAACAGCCCCATGCCGACCGACTCAAAGTTTTTCACCACCAGCGCATCGCGTTCGGCCTGCGGCATTTCCGGGAAACACAACGCCAGGTTACGTTGGGCGATGGCGACCCGGCGCTTGAGAAAGCGCATCGAAAATCGTCCGAGCGAGGTGCCGAGCCGATAGATCACCGGATAAGGCAGCAACACCAACAGGTAAAGAAAACCGATACCGAACCAGGTAAGCCAGTAACGCGGATGCAGCAAAGAGCGATTGAAAGAGGGAACTTGAGTCATGTGTTCTCAGCTTGAAAGCAGTCATTTTACGATAATAACAGAGACATACCCCGGCCTGGAAATCGGAGGAGCCCAGCCGCGCAGGTCTTTTTCTGCCGTTTATTGTCCGCTATTGTGGCATTTTTCTCGCGCAACGGGAAAATTCAGCGCATTAAAACATAATTTTTAGTGATGGTTTTGCACCTGGGTATTGCCGCCGTTGCGTAAATCCACAAAAAGAATAAGACAGAACTCTGCGACATCAATATGATAGCAGAGTAATTATTTTGGAGAGAGTCATGTCGGCGTCATGGTTAAGTGCGGGCCTGTTGGTCCTGGGAGCATTGCTGGGCAGCCTTGGCGCGCATCTGCAATGCAACCCGCTGCTGGCGGTGGCCGGCGTAATGTTGCTGGCGGGGATGGTGACATCCGGTTTTACCGAGTGCGAGAGTGGGCGCTGAACGCCCACCGTTACCCGATTCAGACGTTGTTGAACAACCCTTTCAGCACGTGGGGCTCGGAACGCCAGTACTGCGGCGGGGCATTGACCTTGTCGCCTAACTTGGCCGCGGCATGCCATGGCCAGCGCGGGTCGTAGAGAATACCGCGCGCCAATGCCACCATGTCGGCCTGGCCGGTGGCGACTATCGCCTCCGCCTGTTCCGCTTCGGTAATCAAACCGACGGCGATGGTCGGCAGGCCGGTTTCCCGTTTGATCGCTTCGGCGAACGGCACCTGGTAATTGGGGCCGACCGGAATTTTTTGCCGGGGCGACAGCCCGCCGCTGGAGACGTGGATATAGTCGCAGCCCAGTTCTTTCAGCGCTTTGCTCAACGCGACAGACTGCGCCAGATCCCAGCCGCCCTCGACCCAATCGCTGGCGGAAATGCGCACGCCAACCGCCTTGCCGGGTGAAAATGCCGCCCGCACCTCGCTGAAAATCTCCAACGGCAAACGCATGCGGTTCTGCAAGGAACCGCCGTACTGGTCGCTGCGCTGGTTGGCCAGCGGCGACAGGAATTGGTGCAACAGGTAGCCGTGCGCGCCGTGCAGTTCGATCAGCTCAAACCCCAAACGGTCGGCGCGCCTGGCCGCCGCGACAAACTGTGCCTTCAGCCCGGCGATTTGCTCCAGGCTCATCGCCTGCGGGGTTTCGTCATGCGCGGCGAACGGCAGCGCAGAGGCGGACAGCGTTTGCCAGCCGCCGCTGGCCGCGCCAATTTGCGCGCCGCCTTCCCAGGGCACGGCGCAGGACGCTTTGCGCCCGGCGTGGGCCAGCTGAATGCCCAGCGGCAGGGTGGCGTGCTTTTTCACCGCCTGCACCACCTTGCCCAGCGCCTGTTCGGTCGCGTCATCCCACAGGCCGAGATCCTGGGGGGTGATGCGCCCTTCAGGCGAAACGGCGCTGGCCTCGACAATCAGCAGGCCGGCGCCGGACAGCGCCAGATGGCCGAGGTGGATGGTATGCCACTCGGTGGCCCGGCCGTTATCGGCGGAATATTGGCACATTGGCGCGATGGCGATGCGATTGGGCAAGGTGAGCGGCCCCAGGGCGATCGGGCTAAACAGCTGACTCATGACATTCTCCTGATCCGTGATAAATAAATCGATAGCGAGCTATCATTAGGCTTATCGGGATTTGTGAGCGTCGTCAAGTTTCAGCCGACGCGGGGGCACGCCTGGCTAATGCTGCGCGGCGTCGGATTTTCGGGTATCATGTGCGCCGCGCGCGGGCCAAGCGCCTGCGCGCGGTAACTCAGTCACCTCCCGAGAGACAGGAAAGTACACCATGCCAGTGTTACATAACCGAATTTCTAATGAGGAACTGAAGGCGCGCATGCTGGCCGAAACCGAGCCGCGCACCACAGTTTCTTTTTATAAATACTTCACCATCGACGACCCGAAAGCGTTTCGCGACAGCCTCTATATTCAGTTCGACCAGCTGAAGGTATTCGGCCGCATTTACGTGGCGAAAGAAGGCATCAACGCGCAGATCAGCGTGCCGCAAAACAATTTCGACGCCTTCAAGGCTGCGCTGTTCGCTTCGCATCCGGCATTGGATCAGGTGCGCCTGAATATCGCGCTGGAAGACGACGGCAAATCCTTCTGGGTGCTGCGTCTGAAAGTGCGCGACCGCATCGTGGCCGACGGCATCGATGATGAAAGCTTCAACCCGGCGAACGTGGGCGAGTATCTGCAGGCCGATCGCGTCAATCAGATGATTGACGATCCGAACACGCTGTTTGTCGATATGCGCAACCACTACGAATATGAAGTCGGCCATTTCGAGAACGCCATTGAGGTGCCTTCAGACACCTTCCGCGATCAGCTGCCGATGGCGGTGGAAATGCTGCAGGACAATAAAGACAAGAATATCGTCATGTACTGCACCGGCGGCATTCGTTGTGAAAAAGCCAGCGCCTATATGCTGCATAACGGCTTCAAAAACGTGTATCACGTAGAAGGCGGGATTATCGAGTACGCGCGCAAGGCGAAAGAGCAGGGGCTGCCGTTGAAGTTCGTCGGCAAAAACTTTGTGTTCGACGAGCGCATGGGCGAGCGGATCTCCGAGGACGTGATCGCCAATTGCCATCAGTGCGGCGCGCCTTGCGATACCCACACCAACTGCAAGAACGACGGTTGCCACCTGTTGTTTATTCAGTGCCCGAGCTGCGCCGCCAGGTTTGAAGGCTGCTGCAGCGAGATCTGCCGCGAGGAGCTGAAGCTGCCGCGCGAAGAGCAGCGCGCCCGCCGCGCCGGCCGCGAAAACGGCATTAAAATCTTCAATAAGTCGAAAGGGCTGCTGCAGACCACGATGCACATTCCGGCACCGGAAGAAGACGGCCCAGCTCGCTGAGCCTGATGAAAAGCGCGGCGATCGCCGCGCTTTTTTTATTACTTCTCGCGCACGCCTTCCACGGAAATAATCAGTTCCACGTCCTGCGACGCCGGGCCCAGATCGGTGGTGATGCCGAAGTCTTTCAGCTTGATTTTACCGTTGGCTTCAAAGCCGGCGCGGTAGCCGCCCCAAGGGTCATTGCCCTGGCCAATCAGCTTGGCGTCGAGCGTGACCGGCTTGGTAACGCCGTTCAGCGTCAGGTTGCCGACCACCGCATAGCCGTCGCCGCTCTTCTTCACTTCGGTAGATTCAAACTTGGCCTGCTTGTTTTTCTCGACGTTGAGGAATTCCGCGCTGCGCAGGTGCTTGTCGCGCTCGGCGTGGTTGGTGTCGACGCTGGCGGTGTTGATGGTGACGTTGACCTTGTCCTTGGACGGATCTTTTTCGTCGAAGGTGAAGCCGCCGTCAAAATCTTTGAAGCTGCCGTACAGCCAGCTGTAACCCAGGTGCTGGATGCGGAATTCGATAAAGGCGTGTTGCCCCTGTTTGTCGATTTTGTAGTTCGCGGCCAATGCGGAACCGGCGCTCAGCAGCAGGGCGCCTGCGGTCAGGCCCAGTACGGTCTTTTTCAACATAGCAATCTCCATAAATCCAAAGGTTAATCGGCGCTGCTACCCAGCATCCGTTTCAAAGTGACATCACGATCAACGAAGTGATGCTTAAGCGCGGCCAGCCCGTGCAGTACCGAGAGCACTACCACGGCCCAGGCCAGATAAAGGTGAATGGCGCCGGCGGTATCGGCCTGCTCCGCCATGCCGGTGACGGTGGCGGGGATGTCGAACCAGCCGAACACGCCGATCGGCTGGCCGTCGGCGGTGGAAATCAGATAGCCGCTGATCAGAATGCTGAACAGCACTACGTACAGCGCCAGATGGGCCAGAATAGCGCTGACGCGGGTAAAACGGCCATAGCTCGCCAGCGGCTTGGGCGGCGGCGACACGAAGCGCCAAATCACCCGCACCACCATGACGATAAACAGCAGGACGCCGATGCTTTTATGGATCTCGGGCGCCTGGTGATACCAGACGTCGTAATAACCCAGCGTCACCATCCACAGGCCGAGGGCGAACATGCCGTACACCGTCAGCGCCACCAGCCAGTGGATCAACACGGAAATGTGACCGAAGCGGTCGGGGGTATTTTTCCAGAGCATGCCGTTTCCTTACTTTCCTCAATTTCCGAGTGCAATGATTAAACTTTAGGAAACATAAAATCAATAATAAATTTAACTATGTTACTACTTTGAAATATTAATCAATGGTTTTGCTGAAGAAGGTAAGAGTTAATCAATTAAATCGTTGGAGTGCATATTATTTTTCTAAAAAGCTATTTTCATTAGTTGTTGAAATATCGGCTTATTATTTATTACTGTCAGCTTTTGTCATGTTACGTAAATAGTCGCGGCGGCAGCGGCGATAAGCCGCTAGCAAAGCTTGCCGATTATTTCCAGCGGCGGAAGAATAAAATCGACGTTTATCCGACCAGCGACGCTAATTTGCCAGTGGACCCTGGCGGGAGTTTGCTAACATGGCTGTATCTTGCGGCGCCATCGGAGCGGATATCTCCATGGAATGCCAAGGAAAAGTCATGGGCAAAACGCAAGTGACCGGTCGGCATGCCGCTGACGATTATCGCCCGCATCGCGCTGGAGACCGCCGAGAGCGGGCACCGGCTGGCGGTTATTCTGGGTGACGGCCGCCCGGACAAGGCGGCGCTGCCGCCGGAGTGAAAAAGATCTTGCCGTTTACGCCGGGCTGCGCGGCGTGTTGCAGCGCCGAGGCATATTGATGCAGCGGGTAAATCGCGGCCGGCGGGCGCAGCCTCAGCCTGCCGTGGCGCAATAGCTGGAACAATTGATGAAACGCCGTTTGCCATTGTACGGCGTCGGCTTGCGCATTCCATTTGCGCAGATGAAACAGCGAGGCGCGCAGCTTCAGCTCATCCACGATGCGCCGCCACTCCAACTGGTTACCGCCGAGCAGGCCGAGAGCGACAAAGTCGCCGCCGGTGCGAACCGCCCGCGCCAGCTGCAGGCCTTGCTCTCCACCTACGCAGTCAATGGCGGCCCGGGCGCCAAAACCGGCCATACCGCGCAGCTGCGGAGCCTCTATCACCCGCCAGGCGCCGGCATTCAGCAGCGTTCGCCGGTGAGCGGGATTACGCGCCACCACCGCCAGCCGAACGCCGCGCTGTGCGGCCAGCTGCGCCAGCAGCAGGCTGACGGCCGAGCCGCCGCCGTTGACCAGCAGCACTTCGCCGGGGCTTAGCGGCAGCCACTGGGTCAACAACACCCAGCAGGTCAGCGGGTTGATGTAGATCTGCGCCGCGCTGGCGTCGTCGATATCGTCCGGCACCCAGACTATTCTGTGGCGATCCAGACTAACGAAGGTTTGCCAACTGCCATCGCCCATGATCGCCAGCGCGCGTCTGCCGCTTGGCCGGCCGGTCAACGGGTCGAGCGTTTCGCCCACGCCCTCGTAACCCGGCACCTGCGGCAGGGCGATCCGATGCGCATATTGGCCGTGGATCGGGATCAGATCGGAGGGGTTGATCGGCGCATAGCGCATCTGCAGCAAGGCGCGATCGGGCCGCGGCCCGGGCAGGGCCCGATGTTCAAGTTCCAGCACCTGCGCCGGTTCACCGAAGCGGTGAAAGCTCAGGCGGGGATAGGGCGGTGGCATGGTTACAGCATAAGGAAGAAATAGAGGTCCAGCGCCAGCAGCACCAGCCACAGGCAAAGGTACAGCACCAGATGTTCGCGCACGTTGTTGACGACAGCCGCCAGTATTCTGTTTAACATTTCCAACCGCCTGAGGATAAAGTCCCCAGATTATAGTCCTTTTGCCGCCGGCTTTAATACCTTGGCAGGCCGTGGGGCTGGCTAGCGGGCAGAAAAAAGCCTGCTCTGCGGCAGGCCCGATATTATACCGCCAGCAGGCTCAGCGGCGTCGAGTTGGCCGGCGTGGCGGGCGGGTAGAAATAGCGCAGTACGTTATACAGCGAGTAAAACTCCAGGCGGTTGCGGGCGTTAATCTTTTCCGTGATATGCCGTTTATGCACGTAAACCGTATGCGAGCTGATTTGCAGCTTTTTCGCAATGCGGTAGTTGGGCATTTCCGCCATCCAATATTTCATCACCGTCAGCTCCTGCGGGCTGAACAGCGAGTGTTCGACGCTGTCGTCCAGCAACGGGAACGGATTTTCCCGCAGGCTGCGCAGGGCGAAGGGGAGAACGCTTTTGTTGAACAGGAATGCGTTATCGGCGATGCGCATTGGCGTTTCGCTGTAAGGGTAGGGCGTATCCAGATAGATGAAGGCCAACGCCGACCGACTGGCCGCCATAAATGCCTGCAGCTGTTGGTCATCTTCGCCATAACGGCAGTGATTGGTGAGGTTCACCAGGATATGGCTTGGCTGAAAGCTGGCCAGCAGCGGTATGGCGGACCCTATGCTGCGGCAGCATTTGACCGCCGCGAAACCGTTGTCAGCAAAATAGCTGGCGATACCGACCCGGGTGAAGCAGCATTCGTCCACGACTAGCAGTTTCATGGTGACGTCCTTGTTGATGGTGCTAAAACCGATAGGGGTATATCCACTGTAAAATAGGGCTTACACCCTGGGGGATCAATTCGGAAATTCGACGGGCAAATATAAGAAATTTCCGTCATCTGCTTTTTTACTTGATATTTAAAAGAGTTAGCAGATTAATGAATTGTAACTCAGGGCGCCGACTGCCCGCCGGGACCAAGGGCCGGGGCGGGACGCGCTGGAAAGACTCAGTCAAAGCGCTTCAGTGCGAACGGCGAGACGTCCACCGGTGGGGCTTTACCCTGGGCGAACAACGCGGCCACTTCACCCAACACGCTGGCGAATTTGAAGCCGTGGCCGCTGAGGCCGGTAATGACCATCAGATTATCGCACTCCGGCAGGGTGTCGATAATAAAGTCTTCGTCCGGGCTCATATCATAACTGCATGCTTCACCGTGTAAACATACGCCTACACCCGGCAGGAACTGCCGCAGGAAATCGAACACTTCGGTGCCGTCGCTGGCATAGCTGCCGAAAGGTTTCCTCTGTTCCGGCGCGTCCATCGGCTGCCCGCCGTCGTGTTTGCCCAGCTTGAGCCCGTCGTTATCCGCCGGGAAGCCGTAATAGTGGTTGCCGTCCTGCGCTTCAACGGTGAAGGCCGGAAAGCGATTATTGGTGCTGTAGCGCCCATCCGCCTGATGCCAGGAAAACACCTTGCGCAGCGGTGCTACAGGCAGCTGCGGCAGCAGGGCTTTCACCCAGGTTCCGGCGGTTACCACCGCTTTGCGGCCGCGGAAACGCCCTTCGGGGGTCACTACCTCGACGCCGCCGTCAATCGGCTCTACCGCGCTGACCGGGCAATTGAACAGCTGGCCGCAGCCGGCCTCATTGGTCAGCCTGATCAGGCTGGCCACCGCCTGATCCGAACGCAGGAAGCCGGCATCCGGCTCAAAGACGCCGACATAGCCTGCCGGCACCTTGAATTCGGGCCAGCGCTGGATAATCTGTTCGGCGCTGAGGGTTTCGGTATTCAGGCGAAATTTTTGCGCGCTCTGCTGGGCATTGCTGATGAATTCGGACTGCTGCGGCCCCAGGTTCAGTACGCCGCAGGACTGGAACAGCTCCTCACCGGTTTTTTGGATCAGGGCGTTCCACAAGGCCTGGGCGCGCAACACCAGCGGCACGTATTTTTCACCCTCACCGTAGGCGTGCCGGATAATGCGGGTGTCGCCGTGATGACTGCCGTTACGGTGCGGGGGCATGGCGCTGTCGATCATCAGCACTTTCAAGCCGGCCTGTGCGGCATAATAGCCCGCGGCTGCGCCTACTGAACCGCTGCCCACCACAATCAAGTCATATTCCACGTGCCATACCCTCTCTGTCTGATGTCGCTTTTCGCAT
Proteins encoded in this region:
- the solA gene encoding N-methyl-L-tryptophan oxidase → MEYDLIVVGSGSVGAAAGYYAAQAGLKVLMIDSAMPPHRNGSHHGDTRIIRHAYGEGEKYVPLVLRAQALWNALIQKTGEELFQSCGVLNLGPQQSEFISNAQQSAQKFRLNTETLSAEQIIQRWPEFKVPAGYVGVFEPDAGFLRSDQAVASLIRLTNEAGCGQLFNCPVSAVEPIDGGVEVVTPEGRFRGRKAVVTAGTWVKALLPQLPVAPLRKVFSWHQADGRYSTNNRFPAFTVEAQDGNHYYGFPADNDGLKLGKHDGGQPMDAPEQRKPFGSYASDGTEVFDFLRQFLPGVGVCLHGEACSYDMSPDEDFIIDTLPECDNLMVITGLSGHGFKFASVLGEVAALFAQGKAPPVDVSPFALKRFD
- a CDS encoding response regulator transcription factor, with the translated sequence MKLLVVDECCFTRVGIASYFADNGFAAVKCCRSIGSAIPLLASFQPSHILVNLTNHCRYGEDDQQLQAFMAASRSALAFIYLDTPYPYSETPMRIADNAFLFNKSVLPFALRSLRENPFPLLDDSVEHSLFSPQELTVMKYWMAEMPNYRIAKKLQISSHTVYVHKRHITEKINARNRLEFYSLYNVLRYFYPPATPANSTPLSLLAV
- a CDS encoding YceI family protein; the encoded protein is MLKKTVLGLTAGALLLSAGSALAANYKIDKQGQHAFIEFRIQHLGYSWLYGSFKDFDGGFTFDEKDPSKDKVNVTINTASVDTNHAERDKHLRSAEFLNVEKNKQAKFESTEVKKSGDGYAVVGNLTLNGVTKPVTLDAKLIGQGNDPWGGYRAGFEANGKIKLKDFGITTDLGPASQDVELIISVEGVREK
- a CDS encoding cytochrome b, yielding MLWKNTPDRFGHISVLIHWLVALTVYGMFALGLWMVTLGYYDVWYHQAPEIHKSIGVLLFIVMVVRVIWRFVSPPPKPLASYGRFTRVSAILAHLALYVVLFSILISGYLISTADGQPIGVFGWFDIPATVTGMAEQADTAGAIHLYLAWAVVVLSVLHGLAALKHHFVDRDVTLKRMLGSSAD
- a CDS encoding Kdo(2)-lipid IV(A) acyltransferase is translated as MTQVPSFNRSLLHPRYWLTWFGIGFLYLLVLLPYPVIYRLGTSLGRFSMRFLKRRVAIAQRNLALCFPEMPQAERDALVVKNFESVGMGLFETGMAWFWPNWRIERWFQVSGLEHIQKARDNRQGVLLIGLHFLTLELGARIFGIHNPGIGVYRPHDNKLMDWLQTWGRMRSNKSMLDRKDVKGMIRALKQGDIIWYAPDHDYGPRSSVFAPLFAVEKAATTTGSYVLVRMGKPAIIPFTPRRLPEGKGYELIMQPAVENFPLDNELEAAAFMNKVVEKEILMAPDQYMWLHRRFKTRPEGEPSLY
- the trhO gene encoding oxygen-dependent tRNA uridine(34) hydroxylase TrhO; the protein is MPVLHNRISNEELKARMLAETEPRTTVSFYKYFTIDDPKAFRDSLYIQFDQLKVFGRIYVAKEGINAQISVPQNNFDAFKAALFASHPALDQVRLNIALEDDGKSFWVLRLKVRDRIVADGIDDESFNPANVGEYLQADRVNQMIDDPNTLFVDMRNHYEYEVGHFENAIEVPSDTFRDQLPMAVEMLQDNKDKNIVMYCTGGIRCEKASAYMLHNGFKNVYHVEGGIIEYARKAKEQGLPLKFVGKNFVFDERMGERISEDVIANCHQCGAPCDTHTNCKNDGCHLLFIQCPSCAARFEGCCSEICREELKLPREEQRARRAGRENGIKIFNKSKGLLQTTMHIPAPEEDGPAR
- a CDS encoding DUF2770 family protein yields the protein MLNRILAAVVNNVREHLVLYLCLWLVLLALDLYFFLML
- a CDS encoding zinc-dependent alcohol dehydrogenase family protein — protein: MPPPYPRLSFHRFGEPAQVLELEHRALPGPRPDRALLQMRYAPINPSDLIPIHGQYAHRIALPQVPGYEGVGETLDPLTGRPSGRRALAIMGDGSWQTFVSLDRHRIVWVPDDIDDASAAQIYINPLTCWVLLTQWLPLSPGEVLLVNGGGSAVSLLLAQLAAQRGVRLAVVARNPAHRRTLLNAGAWRVIEAPQLRGMAGFGARAAIDCVGGEQGLQLARAVRTGGDFVALGLLGGNQLEWRRIVDELKLRASLFHLRKWNAQADAVQWQTAFHQLFQLLRHGRLRLRPPAAIYPLHQYASALQHAAQPGVNGKIFFTPAAAPPCPGGRHPE
- a CDS encoding NADH:flavin oxidoreductase/NADH oxidase; translated protein: MSQLFSPIALGPLTLPNRIAIAPMCQYSADNGRATEWHTIHLGHLALSGAGLLIVEASAVSPEGRITPQDLGLWDDATEQALGKVVQAVKKHATLPLGIQLAHAGRKASCAVPWEGGAQIGAASGGWQTLSASALPFAAHDETPQAMSLEQIAGLKAQFVAAARRADRLGFELIELHGAHGYLLHQFLSPLANQRSDQYGGSLQNRMRLPLEIFSEVRAAFSPGKAVGVRISASDWVEGGWDLAQSVALSKALKELGCDYIHVSSGGLSPRQKIPVGPNYQVPFAEAIKRETGLPTIAVGLITEAEQAEAIVATGQADMVALARGILYDPRWPWHAAAKLGDKVNAPPQYWRSEPHVLKGLFNNV